In Diorhabda carinulata isolate Delta chromosome 6, icDioCari1.1, whole genome shotgun sequence, a single genomic region encodes these proteins:
- the LOC130895853 gene encoding putative autophagy-related protein 11 yields the protein MSFSKARLQRFNEVKLTPSSTSKGLSENPKIRPKLTLCDKSIDKSKSETGSSQSIPVFRTPTVLKQKLKKTVKTCTSSTPNIKEAANQNLEILREKIVECENKDAFIKDLTQQLEELKEKINQIRKDKENIENEKTKCEQVINDLKKQHEINLETIQSEFQQKLLKTSSLKVKVCEKLHHLKEDFEKFRNIYVTDLNDLKNNFGELPVRFNEYSLQYDTILKQKQAEIDHQKKNLEVLKQNSIEIEKQNSAQIENLKKEQQIEMENLEFELLKTMTNLQKEKDTCAIKIAEMQKIMDAKIEETREVFEKEKIKYQLELKMNDKQQENRDSDLEKLELEWKTKLKQQETKAEAILKECQAISEYNIIQCTLEKNAVTNDLKQTTEQLNKIKTNYEELTDDFNNLKNKYDVLESELISKKEELQAVQTYLNEEIEQYKKVSKEKSAFEYTIKNSQRTIEVLTKRLFRSDRDVEQLKEELQDYEEKMLEYEEKNAQLQSDLKHMQEFNEELEMQFESTIKLNCKDVENLGDKLLKEVDDYKKEVGLYKKKFEREEKLKKDIMLQLHEAYDMINRLKEGYENAETLCSQHKFEVEQSQNELEDYHMREMDWNIIKDKLECTVKDLENNLESKTREIAELKQQIASLKQESESISHYSEYYKQKVEELESEQRDNGKIHKKYIELSGKYDFLSSKYEELEVENSHNKMNLRKLIEERNDDNWKMKYESQVVLCKKLELENEKLKREIEDRLYDLDIKQRTPKSKKIKDDDRDTKKYIKKNRNPKEDKENMNSPNRTLNSSRIDSPLRDRN from the exons ATGTCGTTCAGTAAAGCAAGACTCCAAAGATTTAACGAGGTTAAAt taACTCCTTCGTCTACTAGTAAGGGACTTTCTGAAAACCCAAAGATAAGACCAAAGCTAACTTTATGTGataaatcaatagataaatCCAAATCTGAAACAGGTTCTTCCCAAAGCATTCCAGTTTTCCGTACC CCAACTGTGTTGaaacagaaattgaaaaagactGTAAAAACATGTACCTCATCAACCCCCAATATTAAAGAAGCTGCAAACCAGAATTTGGAGATTTTAAGGGAAAAAATTGTGGAATGTGAAAATAAAGATGCTTTTATTAAAGATTTAACGCAACAACTTgaagaattgaaagaaaaaattaatcaaattcgaaaagataaagaaaatattgaaaatgaaaaaacaaaatgtgaaCAAGTAattaacgatttaaaaaaacaacacGAAATCAATTTAGAAACTATACAGAGTGAAttccaacaaaaattattgaaaacttcGAGTTTAAAGGTTAAAGTATGTGAAAAACTTCATCATTTAAaggaagattttgaaaaatttcgaaatatttatgttactgatttaaatgatttgaaaaataatttcggcGAACTTCCGGTTCGTTTTAACGAATATTCGTTACAATACGACacgattttaaaacaaaaacaagcAGAAATCGATcaccagaaaaaaaatttggaagtaTTAAAACAGAATTCCATCGAAATTGAAAAGCAAAACTCCGCTCAaatagaaaacttgaaaaaagaacaacaaatcgaaatggaaaatttagaaTTCGAATTGTTGAAAACTATGACTAATCTGCAAAAAGAAAAAGACACTTGCGCGATAAAAATCGCGGAAATGCAGAAAATAATGGATGcgaaaatagaagaaacaagagaagtttttgaaaaagaaaaaattaagtatcagttagaattgaaaatgaatgatAAACAGCAGGAAAATCGCGATAGCGACTTGGaaaaattggaattggaatGGAAAACGAAGTTGAAACAACAAGAAACTAAAGCTGAGGCTATTTTAAAAGAATGTCAAGCTATAAGTGAATACAATATAATACAATGCACTCTTGAAAAAAACGCAGTCACCAACGATCTAAAACAAACTACagaacaattaaataaaattaaaacaaactaTGAAGAACTAACAGACGATTTTAATAACTTGAAGAACAAATACGACGTTCTAGAATCGGAATTGatttccaaaaaagaagaattacaAGCTGTGCAGAcatatttaaatgaagaaatagaaCAATACAAGAAAGTGTCGAAAGAAAAATCAGCatttgaatatacaattaaaaattccCAACGTACCATTGAGGTATTAACTAAACGACTATTTCGTTCAGATCGAGACGTGGAACAACTAAAAGAAGAACTACAAGATTACGAGGAGAAAATGTtggaatatgaagaaaaaaacgcGCAGTTGCAATCTGATTTAAAGCACATGCAGGAATTCAACGAAGAACTTGAAATGCAATTTGAATctactataaaattgaattgCAAAGACGTGGAAAATCTCGGTGATAAATTGTTGAAAGAAGTAgatgattataaaaaagaagttggtttgtataagaagaaatttgaacgggaagaaaaattgaaaaaagatattATGCTTCAACTTCACGAGGCTTACGATATGATCAATAGGTTGAAAGAAGGGTACGAAAACGCCGAAACATTATGCAGTCAACATAAATTTGAG gtGGAACAATCACAGAATGAGTTAGAAGACTATCACATGAGAGAAATGGATTGGAATATAATAAAAGACAAATTAGAATGTACGGTAAAAGACCTAGAGAATAATTTGGAATCGAAAACGCGCGAAATAGCAGAACTCAAACAACAAATTGCCTCTTTGAAACAGGAATCTGAATCTATTTCACATTATTCGGAGtattacaaacaaaaagttGAGGAACTGGAATCAGAACAGAGAgataatggaaaaattcataaaaaatatatcgaattgTCCGGGAAATACGATTTTTTGTCGAGCAAATACGAAGAATTAGAAGTGGAAAACTCccataataaaatgaatttgagaaaattgataGAAGAAAGGAACGACGATAATTGGAAGATGAAATATGAATCGCAGGTTGTTTTATGTAAGAAACTCGAGTTGgagaatgaaaaattaaaacggGAAATTGAAGATCGTTTG TATGATTTGGATATTAAACAACGAACACCAaagagcaaaaaaataaaagacgaTGATAGGGATACAAAGaagtatataaagaaaaataggaATCCgaaagaagataaagaaaacatGAACAGTCCAAATAGGACGTTGAATTCCAGTAGAATCGATTCTCCTTTGAGAGACAGAAATTGA
- the LOC130895860 gene encoding adult-specific cuticular protein ACP-20-like, translating to MVGAVAGHGYDNAHYKFEYGVHDPHTHDHKSQHEHRDGHHVTGGYTLKEADGTHRIVKYKSGPHSGFEAVVERVGHAQHPAHYGKHGHGGHGGHGGATSYVGVTHWANQGSDGGHGHGY from the exons ATGGTTGGCGCGGTCGCGGGACATGGATAC GACAACGCCCATTACAAATTCGAATACGGCGTCCACGATCCTCATACCCACGACCACAAATCCCAACACGAACATAGAGATGGACACCACGTCACCGGAGGTTACACTCTGAAAGAAGCTGACGGCACCCACAGAATCGTCAAATACAAATCGGGACCTCATAGTGGTTTTGAGGCTGTTGTAGAACGCGTAGGACACGCTCAACATCCTGCACATTATGGTAAACATGGACACGGAGGACATGGAGGACACGGTGGAGCTACTAGCTACGTTGGTGTTACCCATTGGGCTAACCAAGGCAGCGATGGTGGACACGGACACGgatattga